A window of Brachybacterium fresconis contains these coding sequences:
- a CDS encoding MFS transporter: protein MTHRAIVAPLRWGLRENLPQFLLLVAVNALVGATLGQERTVLPLLATEEFGLDHYSGALTYILAFGLAKAGANYLAGTLSDRHGRKPVLVAGWVLALPVPVLLILAPTWGWVVAANVLLGISQGLTWSTTVVMKMDLVGPHRRGTAMGLNEAAGYLGVAGTAIATGYLAEVYGLRPAPFLLGAAFITLGLGLSVLLVRETRDHARHEPGGAEAPDRESRSDREVFVLTSFRDRSLSSISQAGLVNNLNDGLAWGLFPVLFATAGLPLGQVGVLTAVYPAVWGAAQLVTGALSDRWGRKGLIVTGMLTQALALVLIAAGSNFPSWLGAMALLGLGTAMVYPTLLAGIGDVAHPLWRARAVGVYRLWRDGGFAIGALVAGITADALGLEAAVIIVAALTAASGVLVALRMRRNDHLPTPSLHTPGGT, encoded by the coding sequence GTGACCCATCGCGCCATCGTTGCTCCGCTCCGATGGGGGCTGCGGGAGAACCTTCCCCAGTTCCTGCTGCTCGTGGCAGTCAACGCCCTGGTCGGGGCGACCCTCGGGCAGGAGCGGACCGTACTGCCGCTGCTGGCCACTGAGGAGTTCGGGCTGGACCACTACTCCGGGGCGCTGACGTACATCCTCGCCTTCGGCCTGGCCAAAGCCGGCGCGAACTATCTCGCCGGCACCCTCAGCGACCGCCACGGGCGCAAGCCCGTACTGGTCGCAGGATGGGTGCTCGCCCTGCCGGTCCCGGTTCTGCTGATCCTGGCCCCGACCTGGGGGTGGGTCGTGGCCGCGAACGTCCTGCTGGGTATTAGCCAGGGCCTGACCTGGTCTACCACCGTGGTGATGAAGATGGACCTGGTCGGCCCCCATCGTCGCGGCACCGCCATGGGCCTGAACGAGGCCGCCGGCTACCTGGGGGTCGCCGGGACCGCGATCGCCACCGGATACCTCGCCGAGGTCTATGGACTGCGGCCTGCACCGTTCCTGCTGGGCGCCGCCTTCATCACCCTCGGCCTGGGACTGTCGGTTCTCCTGGTGCGCGAGACCCGCGATCACGCGCGCCACGAACCTGGCGGCGCTGAGGCGCCCGACAGGGAGAGTCGCAGCGACCGGGAGGTCTTCGTGCTGACCAGCTTCCGGGACCGCTCACTGTCCTCGATCAGCCAGGCCGGCCTGGTCAACAACCTCAACGACGGCCTGGCCTGGGGGCTCTTCCCCGTCCTCTTCGCGACCGCGGGGCTGCCACTGGGGCAGGTCGGCGTGCTCACCGCGGTCTATCCGGCCGTGTGGGGCGCTGCGCAACTGGTGACCGGGGCGCTGTCTGACCGGTGGGGCCGTAAAGGCCTCATCGTCACCGGCATGCTCACCCAGGCACTGGCCCTTGTCCTGATCGCTGCCGGCTCGAACTTCCCGTCATGGCTCGGGGCGATGGCGCTGCTGGGACTGGGCACCGCGATGGTCTACCCCACCCTGCTCGCCGGCATCGGCGATGTCGCCCACCCGTTGTGGCGGGCACGAGCGGTGGGCGTCTACCGGCTGTGGCGGGACGGCGGCTTCGCCATCGGCGCCCTGGTCGCCGGCATCACGGCCGATGCCCTCGGACTCGAGGCCGCGGTCATCATCGTGGCCGCCTTGACTGCCGCATCCGGAGTTCTCGTCGCGCTGCGCATGCGCCGCAACGACCACCTCCCGACCCCCTCGTTGCATACCCCCGGAGGTACCTGA
- a CDS encoding rhodanese-like domain-containing protein, producing MLLERIYDEDLSQASYFIGCQSQSVALVVDPRRDIQVYLDLAAHHGMTITAVTETHIHADFLSGTRELAAATGATAYVSGEGGEDWTYGFDAELLHNRDTIQLGNITVTARHTPGHTPEHLSYLVTDGAFTDEPGYYLTGDFVFSGDLGRPDLLDEAAGMEDTRFEGAKQLFASLKNAFLTLPDHVQVFPGHGAGSACGKALGALPSTTVGYERKFAWWATYLERDDEQGFIDELLDGQPDAHAYFARMKRQNKQGPAILGRRPTPGVVGVEELTRGLQDGTYALIDTRPVDQVHTGTVPGALSIPSLGKAATHIAWAFDPETDDAELVVLAEDAETATEYGDHFVRVGVDSLTGYVTSLDGLPTTVPAVVSPAHLEALRAEDATALLLDVRNRSEHADGTVPGAEQLSAGKVLFHQDDLPDREAGRLITFCQSGLRNSVAAAALRRAGYDVVELDGSYAAWSHWTAQQHDLATTGKDAR from the coding sequence GTGCTTCTCGAACGCATCTATGACGAGGACCTGTCCCAGGCCAGCTACTTCATCGGCTGCCAGTCCCAGAGCGTGGCACTGGTGGTGGATCCACGGCGCGACATCCAGGTCTACCTGGACCTCGCCGCCCACCACGGGATGACCATCACCGCCGTGACCGAGACCCACATCCATGCCGACTTCCTCTCCGGCACCCGCGAGCTGGCCGCCGCCACCGGCGCCACCGCATACGTCTCCGGCGAGGGCGGCGAGGACTGGACCTACGGCTTCGACGCCGAGTTGCTGCACAACCGCGACACGATCCAGCTGGGCAACATCACCGTCACCGCCCGCCACACCCCAGGCCACACCCCCGAGCACCTGTCCTACCTCGTCACCGACGGCGCCTTCACCGACGAACCCGGCTACTACCTCACCGGCGACTTCGTGTTCTCCGGGGACCTGGGCCGCCCGGACCTGCTGGACGAGGCCGCCGGCATGGAGGACACCCGCTTCGAGGGCGCCAAGCAGCTGTTCGCCTCGCTGAAGAACGCCTTCCTCACCCTGCCCGACCATGTGCAGGTCTTCCCCGGCCACGGCGCCGGATCGGCCTGCGGCAAGGCGCTCGGCGCTCTGCCCTCGACGACCGTCGGTTATGAGCGGAAGTTCGCCTGGTGGGCCACCTACCTCGAGCGCGACGACGAACAGGGCTTCATCGACGAGCTGCTCGACGGCCAGCCCGACGCGCACGCCTACTTCGCCCGCATGAAGCGCCAGAACAAGCAGGGTCCCGCCATCCTCGGCCGCCGCCCCACGCCGGGAGTGGTCGGCGTCGAAGAGCTCACCCGCGGACTCCAGGACGGCACCTACGCCCTCATCGACACCCGTCCCGTGGACCAGGTCCACACCGGGACCGTGCCCGGCGCGCTCAGCATCCCCTCGCTCGGCAAGGCCGCCACCCACATCGCCTGGGCCTTCGACCCCGAGACCGACGACGCCGAGCTCGTCGTCCTCGCCGAGGACGCCGAGACCGCCACCGAGTACGGCGACCACTTCGTGCGCGTCGGCGTGGACTCCCTGACCGGCTATGTCACCTCCCTCGACGGCCTGCCCACCACGGTCCCCGCGGTCGTCTCCCCGGCCCACCTGGAGGCGCTGCGCGCCGAGGACGCCACCGCCCTTCTGCTGGATGTGCGGAACCGCAGCGAGCACGCGGACGGGACCGTCCCCGGTGCCGAGCAGCTCTCCGCCGGGAAGGTGCTCTTCCACCAGGACGACCTGCCCGACCGTGAGGCGGGCCGGCTGATCACGTTCTGCCAGTCCGGACTGCGCAACTCCGTCGCCGCCGCGGCGCTGCGCCGCGCGGGCTACGACGTGGTCGAACTCGACGGCAGCTACGCCGCCTGGTCCCACTGGACCGCACAGCAGCACGACCTCGCCACCACTGGAAAGGACGCCCGATGA
- a CDS encoding rhodanese-like domain-containing protein gives MTAPLRNAPRTVAPAELTRRLSEDPELMIVDVRTPGEFDTTHIRGSYNVPLDLLTEHTADLAERMHDHVVLVCQSGARASKACSALHEAGFDAVDVLEGGIAAYQAAGGTVVRRGTRWAMDRQVRMTAGSLVLLGTLAGQLIHPRLGLLAGAIGAGLTYSALSDSCAMASVLSKMPWNRVAPDPSLAALFEKAPSQAA, from the coding sequence ATGACCGCCCCCCTGCGAAACGCCCCCCGCACCGTGGCGCCGGCCGAGCTCACCCGACGCCTCTCCGAGGATCCGGAGCTGATGATCGTCGACGTCCGCACCCCGGGCGAGTTCGACACCACCCACATCCGCGGCTCCTACAACGTGCCCCTGGACCTCCTCACCGAGCACACCGCCGACCTCGCCGAACGCATGCACGACCACGTCGTGCTGGTCTGCCAGTCAGGTGCCCGGGCGAGCAAGGCCTGCTCGGCTCTGCATGAGGCCGGCTTCGACGCGGTCGACGTGCTCGAGGGCGGCATCGCCGCCTACCAGGCAGCCGGCGGCACCGTGGTGCGACGCGGAACCCGCTGGGCGATGGACCGTCAGGTCCGCATGACGGCCGGCTCCCTCGTCCTGCTCGGCACCCTGGCCGGCCAGCTGATCCACCCCCGCCTGGGGCTGCTCGCCGGCGCCATCGGCGCGGGCCTGACCTACTCCGCCCTCAGCGACTCCTGCGCCATGGCCTCGGTCCTCTCGAAGATGCCCTGGAACCGCGTCGCACCGGACCCCTCCCTCGCAGCCCTCTTCGAGAAGGCGCCCTCGCAGGCCGCTTGA
- a CDS encoding cadmium resistance transporter — MILTSVLQAMGLFAATNIDDIIVLSLFFARGAGQRGTTARILAGQYLGFVGILGAAVLVTIGAGAFLPSAAIPYFGLIPLGLGLWAAWQAWRGDDDDDDDEAKVAGKKVGVWTVAGVTLANGGDNIGVYTPVFLSVEPLAVVAYCIVFLALVAVLVALAKFVATRPPIAEVLERWEHILFPIVLIGLGIVILVSGGAFGL; from the coding sequence ATGATCCTCACCTCGGTCTTGCAGGCGATGGGCCTGTTCGCAGCGACCAACATCGACGACATCATCGTGCTCTCCCTCTTCTTCGCGCGAGGGGCAGGCCAGCGCGGCACTACCGCCCGCATTCTGGCCGGCCAGTACCTCGGATTCGTCGGCATCCTCGGTGCCGCGGTCCTGGTGACCATCGGTGCCGGAGCATTCCTGCCCTCGGCAGCCATCCCGTACTTCGGTCTCATCCCTCTGGGCCTCGGCCTCTGGGCCGCATGGCAGGCCTGGCGCGGAGACGATGACGACGATGACGACGAGGCCAAGGTTGCCGGCAAGAAGGTCGGCGTGTGGACAGTCGCAGGCGTCACCCTTGCCAACGGCGGCGACAACATCGGCGTCTACACCCCTGTCTTCCTCAGCGTGGAACCTCTCGCAGTAGTCGCCTACTGCATCGTCTTCCTCGCGCTCGTCGCGGTCCTGGTGGCCCTGGCAAAGTTCGTCGCCACCCGCCCCCCGATCGCCGAAGTGCTCGAACGCTGGGAGCACATCCTCTTCCCCATCGTTCTCATCGGCCTCGGCATCGTGATCCTCGTCAGCGGCGGAGCCTTCGGACTCTGA
- the cmtR gene encoding Cd(II)/Pb(II)-sensing metalloregulatory transcriptional regulator CmtR, which translates to MLTIASRLDVMNRLGRALADPTRSRIILTLLDHPAYPAELARDLDLTRPNVSNHLACLRDCGIVVSEPEGRRTRYEIADSHLAQALTALVDATLTVDEDAPCIDPACSLPGCDAAGEGA; encoded by the coding sequence ATGCTGACTATTGCTTCGCGTCTCGACGTGATGAACCGCCTGGGTCGTGCACTGGCCGACCCCACTCGATCCCGGATCATCTTGACCCTGCTCGACCATCCCGCTTACCCGGCGGAACTGGCCCGAGATCTGGACCTGACACGCCCGAACGTGTCCAACCACCTGGCATGCCTGCGCGATTGCGGGATCGTCGTCTCCGAGCCCGAGGGTCGTCGGACACGATATGAGATCGCCGATTCGCACCTGGCGCAGGCGCTGACGGCACTGGTCGATGCCACCCTGACAGTGGACGAAGACGCCCCGTGCATCGATCCCGCCTGCTCGCTTCCCGGATGCGACGCAGCTGGGGAGGGCGCATGA
- a CDS encoding recombinase family protein, protein MSPLKVGYARVSTDEQDLTAQRDGLAAFGVDPKRIYVDHGLTGRNADREGLRQALAACRDGDTFVVTKLDRLARSVRDAHQIADDLAAREVKLSIAGSVYDPTDPMGKLLFNVLAMVAEFEADLIRARTREGMKVAKAKGRLRGKSPKLTPRQEAHLVQLHAADEHTVGELAELFSVGRSTVYRALQRAERGRENALQ, encoded by the coding sequence ATGTCCCCCTTGAAGGTCGGCTATGCCCGAGTCTCCACCGACGAGCAGGACCTGACCGCGCAGCGTGACGGACTCGCGGCGTTCGGTGTCGATCCCAAGCGCATCTACGTCGATCACGGGCTCACGGGCCGCAACGCCGACCGTGAGGGCCTGCGGCAGGCGCTGGCTGCCTGTCGGGACGGCGATACGTTCGTGGTCACCAAGCTCGATCGGCTGGCGCGTTCAGTCCGTGATGCCCACCAGATCGCCGACGACCTCGCGGCGCGGGAAGTGAAGCTGAGCATCGCCGGATCGGTGTACGACCCGACCGACCCGATGGGGAAACTGTTGTTCAACGTGCTGGCGATGGTCGCCGAGTTCGAAGCCGACCTCATCCGTGCCCGCACCCGCGAGGGGATGAAGGTCGCCAAGGCCAAGGGCCGGCTGCGCGGGAAGTCACCGAAACTCACCCCCCGGCAAGAAGCTCACCTCGTCCAGCTACATGCCGCCGACGAGCACACCGTGGGCGAGCTGGCCGAGCTGTTCAGCGTGGGCCGCTCCACGGTCTACCGCGCCCTTCAGCGCGCCGAGCGCGGGCGCGAGAACGCCTTGCAGTAG